The Paenibacillus tianjinensis genome has a window encoding:
- the cobU gene encoding bifunctional adenosylcobinamide kinase/adenosylcobinamide-phosphate guanylyltransferase, whose amino-acid sequence MSILVTGGARSGKSSFAERLTLSLADEALYVATGQAFDKEMKARIALHRRQREANGGQWETLEEPLDLPALLERLSGGKAVLVDCLTLWLSNVLLDVEGETDRQERVEQEIARLEQSVAAFEGTLVLVTNEVGDGIVPEYALGRLYRDLAGRMNAQLARHCRQVFLVTAGIPVELKSREYKL is encoded by the coding sequence ATGAGCATTCTCGTAACAGGCGGGGCGCGCAGCGGTAAGAGCAGCTTTGCTGAGCGCCTGACACTGTCGCTGGCGGATGAAGCGTTGTATGTAGCAACCGGACAGGCGTTCGACAAAGAAATGAAGGCGCGGATCGCCCTGCACCGCCGGCAGCGCGAAGCAAATGGCGGCCAGTGGGAGACGCTGGAGGAGCCGCTTGATCTGCCGGCATTACTTGAGCGCCTCTCGGGCGGAAAGGCTGTACTTGTGGACTGTCTGACGCTCTGGCTCTCCAATGTGCTGCTGGACGTAGAGGGCGAGACGGACAGACAGGAGAGGGTAGAACAGGAGATCGCGAGGCTTGAGCAGAGCGTAGCCGCCTTCGAAGGGACGCTTGTTCTTGTGACAAATGAGGTCGGTGACGGCATCGTGCCGGAATATGCGCTCGGGCGGCTGTACCGGGATTTGGCCGGCAGGATGAATGCACAGCTGGCCCGGCACTGCCGTCAGGTCTTTCTGGTCACTGCCGGCATTCCGGTTGAATTGAAAAGCAGGGAGTACAAGCTGTGA
- the cobS gene encoding adenosylcobinamide-GDP ribazoletransferase, translated as MSARRDAAAAFQFLSRFPVKDGGDFSPELLRRSVVYYPLVGAAIGLVTALGAAAAVWLLPAWPAAVITLILWVGLTGGLHLDGWMDSADALLSYRSRERMLEIMKDSRVGAMGVLACVLLLLLKASLLAAFIGGSQYYTLPMLLLPPVWSRWYMVRAMARYPAARGSEGLAAGFAALPLRQERRTLLLAALLTLPAAAAPLALGAGGTAWPQQLAAACLAPLAAVACGTLTARRISSRLGGLTGDVYGALNELLEAVVLLLLVLLQHNLM; from the coding sequence GTGAGTGCACGGAGGGATGCCGCTGCTGCGTTTCAGTTTCTGTCCCGCTTCCCGGTTAAGGATGGCGGGGATTTCTCGCCGGAGCTGCTGCGGCGCAGCGTGGTCTATTATCCGCTGGTCGGTGCGGCAATCGGGCTTGTCACTGCGCTTGGTGCGGCCGCTGCTGTCTGGCTGCTGCCAGCCTGGCCTGCCGCTGTAATTACCCTCATCCTGTGGGTGGGACTTACGGGCGGACTGCATCTGGACGGCTGGATGGACAGCGCCGATGCGCTGCTCAGCTACCGCTCGCGGGAGCGGATGCTGGAGATTATGAAGGACAGCCGCGTGGGAGCCATGGGTGTGCTGGCCTGCGTGCTGCTCCTGCTGCTTAAGGCTTCGCTGCTGGCAGCTTTTATCGGAGGCAGCCAGTATTATACGCTGCCGATGCTGCTGCTTCCGCCGGTCTGGAGCCGCTGGTACATGGTGCGGGCGATGGCCCGCTACCCTGCTGCCCGCGGCAGTGAAGGCCTGGCAGCGGGCTTCGCCGCGCTGCCGCTGAGGCAGGAGCGGCGCACGCTGCTGCTCGCCGCCCTGCTGACACTGCCCGCTGCCGCTGCGCCTTTGGCGCTCGGCGCGGGAGGCACGGCCTGGCCGCAGCAGCTGGCGGCGGCCTGCCTGGCTCCGCTTGCCGCGGTGGCCTGCGGCACCTTGACGGCGCGGCGGATCAGCAGCCGGCTCGGCGGGCTCACCGGCGACGTGTACGGCGCGCTGAACGAGCTGCTGGAAGCAGTGGTACTGCTGCTTCTTGTGCTGCTGCAGCACAACCTGATGTAG
- a CDS encoding cobyric acid synthase has protein sequence MEQQTELQPQQRPAAVLMIQGTASDVGKSLVTAAIGRILVQDGYRTAPFKSQNMALNSYVTLDGKEIGRAQGMQAEAFGITATTDMNPILLKPSGEMSAQIVVHGVPHAALSAREYREKFLPEAKETVMSALGRLRDSYDAVLMEGAGSPAEINLKARDIVNMNLAGWADAPVLLVADIDRGGVFAFLVGTLELLEPHERARVKGFIINKFRGDLSLLQPGLDWLEERTGIPVLGVLPFLPQLRIEAEDSVVLEGTSGRLQPGSIKELDIAVIRYPRISNFTDFDPLEDEPDTAVRYVTSSGELGTPDAIILPGTKNTAADLTFLRQQGFPEAIWHALHQGTLQLAGICGGYQMLGQKLLDPDAVESAEPGESEGLGYLPLSTAFLQHKTTVRVNGVLAAGHPLQLSGISTAAAANIAVSGYEIHMGTTTNLEPAAVRSLFRLEVADGQEQLEGWGSPDGKIWGTYLHGLFHNDELRRSWLDGLRKAKGLTPLAATFSSAELREQEFDRLAASVRENLDMEAVYTIMGLPREEE, from the coding sequence ATGGAACAACAAACTGAACTACAACCACAGCAGCGGCCTGCGGCTGTGCTGATGATACAGGGAACGGCCTCGGATGTCGGCAAGAGCCTCGTTACCGCTGCCATTGGCCGGATTCTGGTACAGGACGGCTATCGCACTGCCCCATTTAAATCCCAAAACATGGCGCTCAATTCCTATGTCACGCTGGACGGCAAAGAAATCGGCCGGGCCCAGGGCATGCAGGCCGAGGCTTTCGGCATTACAGCTACCACCGATATGAATCCGATTCTGCTGAAGCCTTCAGGCGAGATGAGCGCACAGATTGTAGTACACGGCGTGCCGCATGCGGCACTGAGTGCGCGGGAGTACCGCGAGAAGTTCCTTCCCGAGGCGAAGGAGACGGTGATGTCTGCGCTCGGACGGCTGCGTGACAGCTATGATGCCGTGTTGATGGAGGGCGCCGGAAGTCCGGCCGAGATTAACCTGAAGGCACGGGATATTGTGAATATGAATCTCGCAGGCTGGGCTGACGCTCCGGTATTACTGGTTGCGGATATTGACCGTGGGGGCGTCTTCGCATTTCTGGTAGGCACCCTGGAGCTGCTGGAGCCGCATGAACGGGCACGCGTCAAAGGCTTCATCATCAACAAATTCCGCGGTGATCTCTCCCTGCTGCAGCCGGGGCTGGACTGGCTGGAGGAGCGCACGGGTATTCCGGTGCTAGGCGTGCTGCCATTTCTGCCGCAGCTGCGGATCGAAGCGGAGGACTCCGTAGTTCTGGAAGGAACCTCGGGCCGATTGCAGCCCGGCAGCATTAAGGAGCTGGATATTGCGGTCATCCGCTATCCGCGAATCTCGAATTTTACTGATTTTGATCCGCTGGAGGATGAACCGGATACCGCGGTGCGTTATGTGACCTCATCCGGAGAACTTGGCACACCGGATGCCATTATTTTGCCGGGCACGAAGAATACAGCAGCCGATCTTACGTTCCTTAGACAGCAAGGGTTCCCGGAAGCGATATGGCATGCGCTCCATCAGGGAACTCTCCAGCTCGCCGGAATCTGCGGTGGCTATCAGATGCTCGGGCAGAAGCTGCTGGATCCGGACGCTGTGGAGAGCGCAGAGCCGGGAGAAAGTGAGGGGCTAGGCTATCTCCCGCTGTCGACAGCTTTTCTGCAGCATAAAACGACCGTGCGGGTGAATGGTGTCCTGGCCGCCGGCCATCCGCTGCAATTAAGCGGAATCTCTACGGCGGCAGCGGCCAATATCGCAGTGAGCGGATATGAAATCCATATGGGAACAACGACAAATCTGGAGCCCGCCGCTGTGCGCAGCCTGTTCAGGCTGGAAGTTGCGGATGGGCAGGAGCAGCTTGAAGGCTGGGGCTCACCTGACGGCAAGATATGGGGGACATACCTGCACGGCCTGTTCCATAATGATGAGCTGCGCCGCAGCTGGCTTGATGGTCTGCGGAAGGCTAAAGGGCTGACGCCGCTGGCAGCAACCTTCTCATCGGCAGAGCTGCGTGAACAGGAGTTTGACCGGCTGGCTGCATCTGTACGGGAGAACCTTGATATGGAGGCTGTGTACACAATTATGGGCCTGCCCAGGGAAGAGGAATAA
- a CDS encoding methyl-accepting chemotaxis protein has translation MVRFKNSISRKFTLLLFVVLLLTSLVLSVSFYFISMNTIDNYVMPQINKLLSGAAQDVFKNINATHAQQTLNKSEQAATNLQFYFKDKKEQHDVETVFLINLAEGKATVLTADQGSKLKAEESLTVTSAMQQAAKGKTGLSDTYSDSHGIHKTAYLGIPGSTMIIGVSYDVGFVQDKINSIIWTSVAITLASLIIGLAAAYYMSRRITRPLTQLTAYSNKMASGDFTQELVIQGNDEVSQLSESFRSMGQKLKDMIGQVLDTSNTVVTDANDLKARVEVLNEMAQRSSESVSEISKGSATIASSAMENSRAMDEINVGIQHIASAAGEVTEQISEASAEATGGNEIAQSAVEQMRQVEVASVHSLEQFRIMNERSQMIGEVVQGITEITKQIQMLSLNASIEAARAGEHGRGFAVVAGEVRKLSEQSKESNEQIRDFLLGLQEDMNRSVEEMNHVNSEVSSGVSKVVEAGNAFNQLLILIQSINHSIQSVSAATQQISAGTEEVSASVEEAAQITAKSRSNADSLAENSSRQYQELEGHAMTVEHLHEQAVRLQEAVRQFKI, from the coding sequence ATGGTACGTTTTAAAAATTCGATCAGCCGCAAGTTCACGCTCTTATTGTTTGTCGTATTATTGCTTACGTCTCTTGTGCTAAGTGTCAGCTTCTACTTTATTTCCATGAATACGATCGACAACTACGTCATGCCGCAGATTAATAAGCTCCTGTCTGGCGCTGCCCAAGATGTATTCAAGAATATCAATGCAACACATGCACAGCAGACCCTGAATAAAAGCGAACAGGCTGCAACCAATCTTCAATTCTATTTTAAAGATAAAAAAGAGCAGCATGATGTAGAAACAGTCTTTCTGATTAATCTGGCCGAAGGTAAAGCTACTGTATTGACTGCCGATCAAGGCTCTAAGCTGAAGGCTGAAGAAAGCCTTACCGTAACCTCTGCAATGCAGCAGGCCGCCAAAGGAAAAACAGGACTCAGCGATACATATAGCGACAGTCACGGTATACATAAAACAGCCTATCTTGGCATTCCCGGAAGCACGATGATTATTGGTGTGAGTTATGATGTAGGTTTTGTTCAGGATAAAATCAACAGCATTATCTGGACCAGTGTGGCCATTACACTTGCTTCGCTGATTATCGGCCTTGCCGCCGCCTATTACATGAGCCGCAGAATCACCCGCCCGCTCACCCAGCTTACGGCATACAGCAACAAAATGGCCAGCGGTGACTTTACTCAGGAACTGGTGATTCAAGGAAACGATGAGGTCAGCCAGCTGTCTGAAAGCTTCCGCAGCATGGGCCAGAAGCTAAAAGATATGATTGGACAGGTTCTCGATACCTCCAATACCGTCGTCACGGATGCCAATGATCTGAAAGCACGGGTTGAAGTGCTGAACGAAATGGCTCAGCGTTCCTCTGAGTCCGTAAGTGAGATCAGCAAAGGCAGTGCCACAATTGCCAGCAGTGCTATGGAGAATTCCCGGGCCATGGATGAAATCAATGTCGGCATCCAGCATATCGCTTCCGCCGCCGGTGAGGTTACCGAGCAGATCAGTGAAGCTTCCGCAGAGGCTACGGGCGGCAATGAGATTGCCCAGAGTGCAGTAGAGCAAATGCGCCAGGTAGAGGTTGCCTCTGTGCATTCACTGGAGCAATTCCGCATCATGAACGAACGGTCGCAAATGATCGGTGAAGTTGTTCAGGGAATTACGGAGATTACGAAGCAGATCCAAATGCTGTCGCTGAATGCCTCGATTGAAGCAGCGCGTGCAGGCGAGCATGGCCGGGGTTTTGCCGTTGTTGCCGGAGAGGTACGCAAGCTGTCCGAGCAGTCGAAGGAATCCAATGAGCAGATTCGCGATTTCCTGCTGGGTCTGCAGGAGGATATGAACCGTTCGGTAGAAGAGATGAATCACGTAAACTCGGAGGTCTCTTCCGGTGTCAGCAAAGTAGTTGAAGCAGGAAATGCCTTCAACCAGCTGCTCATTCTTATTCAGAGCATCAACCACAGTATTCAGTCCGTCTCGGCTGCCACTCAGCAAATCTCCGCCGGAACCGAAGAAGTCAGCGCCTCTGTGGAGGAAGCGGCACAGATTACTGCCAAGTCCCGCTCCAATGCGGACTCGCTTGCCGAGAACTCATCCCGGCAGTATCAGGAGCTGGAAGGTCATGCAATGACCGTAGAGCATCTGCACGAACAAGCAGTCAGACTGCAGGAAGCCGTGCGGCAGTTCAAAATTTAG
- a CDS encoding queuosine precursor transporter, giving the protein MFNLLWGILFVVVNFAFFLLCYRLFGKKGLYAWVGVATVIANIQVAKTIEMPLGIVMTLGNTMYVTLYMTSDLLNEKYGRSEARNAVWFGFFTLLMTTVIMQMVLKFEPQETDIAQSSLETIFGMMPRLALASLTAYFISQFLDVRLYSWIRQYFSSSRQLWIRSNGSTMISSFVDTLIFCLIAFAGFYDLKVWTEILLTTYLSKFLLTAAGTPILYIARSFRFAEETEARRDTEARIDL; this is encoded by the coding sequence ATGTTTAATCTGCTGTGGGGTATTTTATTTGTGGTGGTCAATTTTGCTTTCTTTCTGCTCTGCTACCGCCTGTTCGGTAAAAAAGGCTTATATGCCTGGGTCGGAGTTGCGACGGTTATTGCCAATATACAAGTGGCGAAGACCATTGAAATGCCGCTGGGAATAGTAATGACACTCGGCAACACCATGTATGTAACGCTGTATATGACCAGCGATTTGCTGAATGAGAAGTACGGGCGTTCAGAAGCCCGCAATGCAGTCTGGTTCGGTTTCTTCACACTGCTGATGACGACGGTAATTATGCAGATGGTTCTGAAGTTCGAGCCGCAGGAGACAGATATTGCCCAATCATCTCTGGAGACCATCTTCGGCATGATGCCGCGTCTGGCATTGGCTAGTCTTACCGCCTACTTTATCAGTCAGTTTCTGGACGTGCGGCTTTATTCATGGATACGCCAATATTTCAGCAGCTCACGCCAACTCTGGATTCGTTCGAACGGCAGCACCATGATCAGTTCCTTTGTAGATACGCTGATTTTCTGCTTGATTGCCTTTGCCGGATTTTACGACTTAAAGGTATGGACCGAAATTTTGCTGACGACCTACTTATCGAAATTCCTGCTGACGGCTGCAGGTACGCCGATCCTTTATATTGCCCGTTCCTTCCGCTTTGCTGAAGAGACTGAGGCCCGCAGGGACACGGAAGCACGGATTGATTTATAG
- a CDS encoding M24 family metallopeptidase, with the protein MNEALKSLEQGMAGNGLDALLVTDPKHVYYLTGFASNPHERFLGLLLIRGEEPVLIVPALDAEAAHAASSVTTILTHSDTDNPYELLKSRFGGAAPGTLGIEKEHFSVSRYELLSAAVPAGQFSDIGHLLRAMRAKKTPEEVKRMKHAAELVEEVLRRGLSHIKSGVTEIELVAELEYLMKKVGASGPSFDTMVLSGPKTALPHGVPGDRVIRQGDLLMFDMGVYAAGYASDITRTFAVGEIDSKLTEIYNTVLAANMAGIAASRAGATFGSVDKAARDVIDAAGYGQYFMHRVGHGLGMDTHEYPSLHGLNEDLIVNGNVFTVEPGIYVPGLGGVRIEDDVFITADGPVTLTSYPKELTVLHL; encoded by the coding sequence ATGAACGAGGCTCTGAAAAGCCTGGAGCAAGGAATGGCGGGTAACGGGCTGGATGCCCTGCTCGTAACTGATCCCAAGCATGTATACTATTTGACCGGCTTTGCCAGCAACCCGCATGAGCGGTTTCTGGGCCTGCTGCTGATCCGCGGAGAGGAGCCTGTACTGATAGTTCCGGCGCTCGATGCCGAAGCTGCCCATGCAGCCTCCTCCGTCACCACGATCCTGACGCACAGCGATACGGATAATCCTTATGAGCTGCTGAAGTCGCGTTTTGGCGGCGCTGCCCCGGGAACACTCGGCATCGAGAAGGAACACTTCTCCGTGAGCCGTTACGAGCTGCTGTCTGCGGCGGTTCCGGCTGGTCAATTCAGCGACATCGGACACCTGCTGCGGGCCATGCGGGCCAAGAAAACGCCGGAGGAAGTCAAGCGGATGAAGCATGCCGCCGAGCTCGTGGAGGAAGTCCTCCGCCGCGGCCTGAGTCACATTAAGAGCGGGGTCACCGAAATCGAGCTGGTTGCAGAGCTTGAATATCTGATGAAAAAGGTTGGCGCTTCCGGCCCCTCCTTCGATACGATGGTGCTCTCGGGCCCAAAAACGGCTTTGCCGCACGGGGTGCCCGGAGACCGGGTAATCCGGCAAGGTGATTTGCTGATGTTCGATATGGGCGTATATGCCGCAGGCTATGCCTCCGATATTACCCGGACCTTTGCTGTGGGTGAGATTGACAGCAAGCTGACCGAGATTTACAACACCGTACTCGCCGCCAATATGGCGGGCATCGCAGCCTCGAGAGCCGGTGCCACCTTCGGTTCGGTCGACAAGGCGGCACGTGATGTCATCGACGCTGCCGGTTACGGCCAGTACTTCATGCACCGGGTCGGCCACGGCCTCGGCATGGATACCCATGAATATCCTTCACTGCACGGCTTGAATGAAGATCTTATCGTGAACGGGAACGTATTCACTGTCGAGCCCGGCATCTATGTACCAGGCCTGGGCGGCGTGCGCATTGAAGATGATGTGTTCATTACGGCGGACGGTCCGGTCACATTGACCAGCTATCCGAAGGAACTGACTGTTCTTCATCTGTAA
- a CDS encoding MBL fold metallo-hydrolase, translating into MNIGHNVIALTIPLGPSEVHPVLLKDEDGLTLIDTGMFDQYDALIQAVKDAGEAPSNIKRIILTHQDTDHIGNLPALVRELPDAQLFAHPGDLPVINGSQPMLKMTPERIAQLPQARQEEFQQFLEQLRQLKDITELHDGEHLPWGGGLEIIHTPGHTPGHICLYLPEQELLLAADELRIVDGKLAGPWDAATPDMPLALRSLLKLKDLPIRSVLCYHGGLYEGSPQALIGSLTGAL; encoded by the coding sequence ATGAATATTGGACACAATGTTATTGCGCTTACGATACCTCTTGGCCCATCGGAGGTTCATCCGGTACTGCTAAAGGACGAGGATGGTCTGACTCTGATTGACACCGGCATGTTCGACCAGTACGATGCGCTGATTCAAGCGGTCAAGGATGCAGGAGAAGCCCCATCTAACATCAAACGGATTATCCTTACCCATCAGGACACGGATCACATCGGTAATCTTCCCGCTCTGGTGCGTGAACTTCCGGACGCCCAGTTGTTCGCCCATCCCGGTGATCTGCCTGTCATTAACGGGAGCCAGCCAATGCTCAAAATGACCCCGGAACGGATTGCCCAGCTGCCGCAGGCACGCCAAGAAGAGTTCCAGCAATTTCTGGAGCAGCTTAGGCAGCTGAAAGACATCACAGAACTGCATGACGGCGAGCACTTGCCCTGGGGCGGCGGGCTTGAGATTATCCATACCCCGGGTCATACGCCGGGCCACATCTGCCTCTACCTGCCGGAGCAGGAACTCCTGCTCGCTGCCGATGAGCTGCGCATAGTTGACGGCAAGCTGGCCGGCCCCTGGGATGCCGCAACACCGGACATGCCGCTGGCCCTCCGCAGCCTGCTGAAGCTGAAGGACCTGCCCATCCGTTCGGTCCTTTGCTATCACGGCGGGCTGTACGAAGGCAGCCCGCAGGCGCTTATCGGGTCATTGACCGGGGCGCTGTAG
- a CDS encoding SDR family oxidoreductase: protein MQGKTVLVTGGNSGMGLATTIEMARRGAKVIMACRSQKRGEEALVEARRQSGSDDITLMLCDLASFQSIRSFAGHFLTEYPVLDVLITNAGVVTVRRELTADGFEMDLGVNHLGHFLLTNLLLNPLKAAEQGRIVVVASGAYKIGRLHLDDHTLSRGFNPAKAYARSKLANILFTRELSARLQGTAVTANAVHPGAVGTSIGVNRETGFGRSVLKLLSHFFLTPEQGADTAIYLATAPELSRVTGQYYYRRQIQHLSPRAENAEEAARLWQWSLEQTGLA from the coding sequence ATGCAGGGAAAAACGGTGCTCGTAACCGGCGGCAATTCCGGGATGGGACTGGCAACAACAATCGAGATGGCCCGCCGGGGGGCAAAGGTAATTATGGCCTGCCGCAGCCAGAAGCGCGGTGAGGAAGCACTGGTGGAAGCCCGGCGGCAGAGCGGTTCGGACGACATTACGCTGATGCTGTGCGACCTGGCTTCGTTCCAGAGCATCCGCAGCTTTGCCGGTCACTTCTTAACCGAATATCCGGTACTTGATGTGCTGATTACTAATGCCGGAGTCGTGACTGTCCGGCGTGAGCTTACGGCAGATGGCTTCGAAATGGATCTCGGTGTCAATCATCTGGGGCATTTTCTCCTGACGAATCTGCTGCTGAATCCGCTGAAGGCAGCTGAGCAGGGCCGGATCGTGGTTGTAGCCTCCGGTGCCTATAAGATTGGCAGGCTGCACCTGGACGATCATACACTTTCGCGCGGCTTCAATCCTGCCAAAGCTTATGCCCGTTCCAAGCTGGCTAATATTTTGTTTACCAGAGAACTGTCCGCCCGTCTGCAGGGAACTGCGGTTACGGCCAATGCGGTGCATCCGGGAGCGGTGGGGACAAGCATCGGAGTGAACCGCGAAACAGGGTTCGGCCGCTCGGTGCTGAAGCTGCTCTCGCACTTTTTCCTGACTCCTGAGCAGGGGGCAGACACAGCCATTTATCTGGCGACCGCCCCGGAGCTGAGCAGAGTAACCGGACAGTATTACTACCGCCGCCAAATCCAGCATCTGTCGCCAAGGGCGGAGAATGCGGAAGAAGCAGCACGCCTTTGGCAATGGAGCCTGGAGCAGACGGGATTGGCCTGA
- a CDS encoding GNAT family N-acetyltransferase: MAWHNYTIEDAAIEDLQAIVEIYNSTVAGRMVTADLEPVSIEDRVKWFHEHNSHHRPLWVLKQEGEIAAWFSFQSFYGRPAYNATAEISVYVNEKFRGKGAGSILLAKALEECPRLGVQNLVGFVFGHNEPSLALLRKFGFKDWGLLPGVAEMDGIQRDLVIIGRKLQD; the protein is encoded by the coding sequence ATGGCTTGGCACAATTACACCATAGAAGATGCAGCAATTGAGGATTTACAGGCAATCGTGGAGATTTATAATTCAACAGTAGCGGGACGGATGGTAACAGCCGATCTTGAGCCTGTGAGCATTGAAGACCGGGTCAAATGGTTCCATGAGCATAACAGCCACCATCGTCCGCTATGGGTGCTGAAGCAGGAGGGCGAGATTGCCGCCTGGTTCAGCTTTCAGTCATTTTACGGGCGTCCTGCCTATAATGCAACCGCAGAGATCAGTGTTTATGTAAATGAGAAATTCCGCGGCAAAGGAGCCGGTAGCATTCTGCTGGCCAAGGCCCTTGAGGAATGCCCGCGCCTTGGCGTCCAGAATCTGGTCGGCTTTGTATTTGGCCATAATGAACCAAGTCTCGCCCTGCTGCGGAAATTTGGTTTTAAAGATTGGGGCCTGCTGCCGGGTGTTGCCGAAATGGACGGTATCCAGCGTGATTTGGTTATTATCGGACGCAAGCTGCAGGACTAA
- a CDS encoding winged helix-turn-helix transcriptional regulator, with the protein MKSIDLCPKLQKSMDIIGRRWTGLIIYQLLQGPQRFSTIEAALPVSGRLLSERLKELEQEGIVLREVFPETPVRIQYSLTDKGRGLESVIRDLEKWSESWIDSSDCGPETVPPQ; encoded by the coding sequence ATGAAATCCATTGACCTGTGTCCAAAGTTACAGAAAAGCATGGATATTATCGGCAGACGCTGGACGGGCTTAATCATCTATCAGCTTCTCCAGGGACCGCAGCGTTTCAGTACGATCGAGGCGGCACTGCCCGTTAGCGGCAGACTCCTGTCGGAGCGCCTAAAGGAGCTGGAGCAGGAGGGGATTGTCCTCCGCGAAGTATTTCCCGAGACACCTGTAAGAATTCAATACTCCCTGACAGATAAAGGCCGGGGCCTGGAATCGGTAATCCGCGATCTGGAAAAGTGGTCTGAATCATGGATTGATTCCAGCGACTGCGGGCCTGAAACAGTTCCGCCGCAATAA
- a CDS encoding YqkE family protein: MAKKKKTASVQRPAVTDAPATLKDLLSSDVLNKLKAQSDALKAEENDKKEAARKAVEDQRKAEQKRLENDFAHLLENSSQDWHKFK; this comes from the coding sequence ATGGCTAAAAAGAAGAAGACCGCAAGTGTGCAGCGCCCCGCTGTAACGGATGCTCCCGCAACACTTAAGGATCTGCTGAGCAGTGATGTGCTTAACAAGCTGAAGGCGCAGTCAGATGCGCTCAAGGCCGAAGAAAATGACAAGAAGGAAGCGGCCCGCAAGGCGGTGGAGGATCAGCGTAAAGCGGAGCAGAAGCGGCTGGAGAATGATTTTGCCCATCTTCTGGAGAACAGCAGCCAGGACTGGCATAAATTTAAATAA